One part of the Alligator mississippiensis isolate rAllMis1 chromosome 3, rAllMis1, whole genome shotgun sequence genome encodes these proteins:
- the LOC109285027 gene encoding B-cell differentiation antigen CD72 has translation MGESVTYADLRFSKAPPGWSAAPRAQRAAPRAPGEADGSYENLHLGAVGEGPAGSRAQQRREPLWRARSPPLGLLAACLALLVTTIALGVCCLHRLHCPYGWGWFGGRSEPREVLPCCSRSAQLEVPGPGPCTDGPAPTDWQQGQRLQQASHTHAAELHGLWQQVGTQEQRLGQAGAVLVQAQEELARTRAELAQAWQEGNHSQDELHRWDTELQETKVQLGQMQEQAWDLQQQLNKTESALASAWPCQVTGTPGRGRARQEVDTPRAGSASGQPFPAGSAGAGPRGEMVGTSPVSWPGSPRRSGCLCADCCPETWVLHRGKCLFLSKEKKTWKDSKKWCEQESAQLLILWDWDKMKMPSFLTTMDTLYWIGLRRDWKTMGRWTWIDGTEYSDGWTPITYASYGAIKGGSIRSELAWMEDELPWICEKADHPRGATKSNPGV, from the exons ATGGGTGAGAGCGTGACGTACGCGGACCTGCGGTTCTCCAAGGCCCCCCCAGGATGGAGCGCAGCCCCCCGAGCACAGAGGGCAG CCCCCCGAGCCCCGGGCGAGGCTGACGGGAGCTATGAGAACCTGCATCTGGGCGCAGTGGGCGAGGGGCCGGCCGGGAGCAGGGCCCAGCAGCGCAGAG AGCCCCTGTGGAGAGCGCGGTCACCGCCCctgggcctgctggcagcctgcctggccctgctggtcacCACCATCGCTCTGGGGGTCTGCT GCCTCCACCGGCTCCACTGTCCCTATGGCTGGGGGTGGTTTGGGGGTAGGAGTGAGCCTAGGgaggtcctgccctgctgcagccgcagtgcccagctggaggtgcccGGTCCTGGCCCTTGTACTGATGGCCCCGCACCCacagactggcagcaggggcagcggctgcagcaggcGTCCCACACACATGCAGCCGAGCTCCACGgcctgtggcagcaggtgggcaCCCAGGAGCAGCGGCTGGGGCAGGCGGGTGCGGTGCTGGTGCAGGCGCAGGAGGAGCTGGCACGGACCCGAGCGGAGCTggcacaggcctggcaggaggGGAACCACAGCCAGGATGAGCTGCACCGCTGGGACACAGAGCTGCAGGAGACCAAGGTGCAACTGGGCCAGatgcaggagcaggcctgggacctgcagcagcagctgaacaaGACTGAGAGCGCCCTGGCCAGTGCATGGCCCTGCCAGGTCACAGGtaccccagggaggggcagggcaaggcaggaagTGGacacccccagggctggcagtgcATCAGGACAGCCCTTCcctgcaggcagtgctggggccGGGCCCCGCGGGGAGATGGTGGGGACATCACCggtgtcctggcctggctcccccaga CGGAGCGGCTGCCTGTGCGCAGACTGCTGCCCGGAGACCTGGGTGCTGCACCGCGGGAAGTGCCTGTTCCTCTCCAAGGAGAAGAAGACCTGGAAGGACAGCAAAAAGTGGTGTGAACAGGAATCTGCACAGCTCCTCATCCTCTGGGACTGGGACAAGATGAAGATGCCG agcttcCTCACCACCATGGACACCTTATACTGGATTGGGCTCCGGAGAGACTGGAAAACGATGGGCCGGTGGACTTGGATTGATGGGACCGAATACTCAGA TGGTTGGACACCTATAACCTATGCTTCTTATGGAGCAATTAAAGGGGGCAGCATAAGGAGTGAACTAGCCTGGATGGAGGATGAACTCCCCTGGATCTGTGAGAAGGCTGACCATCCACGGGGAGCCACAAAGAGCAACCCTGGGGTATGA